The Trichocoleus sp. FACHB-46 DNA window CGGATGCACTCTGATGAGCCATATTTTTGGAAGTTTGCAGTAACCAACTACCGTGTAAAATTGCCATGCGATTTTAAGTTGCCGAATTTTATCAGGATTAAAAGTTGGAGTAAAACCTACCGAAGCTTGCCATCTGCGTAGCCATGACTTTCTCGAACTAAGAATTCTGAGCTGATCAGTCTTTTGTTAATTACTGAATGAATATCCAGTTGCCGCTCTATAAAACGCTACGAAATGGAATGTCAGCCAAGCTCGATCGGATGCAGTTTGCCGATCGCGAGTGGGTTCGGGAACTGCTGAATATTGTCATTATTGAAGGCCAAACCTATCCTCAAATACAACCTTTGAGCGAAAGTGAATTTGCAGCTTATTGGGCGACTCATGATGCCTTTGTCGTGCGGGGGGCGAACGACCTAGAGGGCCAAGACCTAGGAGGCCAAGAATTACCGAACATCCTAGGAGCGTTTTATCTCAAGCCCAACTTTTCGGGACGATGCAGCCATCTCTGCAATGCTGGGTTTATTGTGGAATCGAGTCTGCGGGGCCAAGGAATTGGGCGCTGGATGGGAGAGGCAATGTTAGCGCTCGCCACTGCCCAAGGTTATGAGGCCGTGATATTTAACTTGGTGTTTGCCACCAACACCCCTTCCATAAGCCTATGGCAATCTTTAGGATTCAGCACCATTGGCCGAATTCCTGAAGCCGTACAGTTAGGTGATGGCTCTCAAGTTGATGCCCTCATTCTATATCGGTCTTTACGCTGATTGTGCTTACCAATAACTTGTTGAATTATTGCTCAAGCCGTGAGCATCTCTCGGCTCAGTGTTATGAGCAAGCAATGACAAAATCAGCCATCGAAGACATGGTTTATACCTGCAATTTCTAGCGAACTCTCCACAAAAAATCATTAATTATTGTTGAGTTGAATGACTAAAGATTGAGGGCTAGGCAAGGAATTGCCTTGGCTAATTTATTCAAGCGATCGCCTCCAAAGACTCTCCTGTAAAGGCAGCACAAGGGCATCAGTGCTACGATTGCCACAGAAGAAAAAAATAAGAACAACAAAGGAACGAACGCTACATGGTAGAGATAGACAAGTCAATATCCTTTGATGGACGGGATATTCGACTTAAGGTTGGTTTACTGGCCCCTCAAGCAGGCGGGTCAGTATTAATTCAATCGGGCGATACGGCGGTTCTAGTGACGGCTACAAGAGCCACGGGGCGAGAAGGAATTGATTTCTTGCCATTGCTGGTGGACTACGAAGAAAGACTTTATGCAGCAGGTCGGATTCCAGGCGGATTTCTCCGGCGTGAGGGTCGTCCCCCTGAGAGAGCAACCCTGACCAGCCGTCTAATTGACCGTCCCCTGCGGCCACTATTCCCCGGTTGGTTGCGGGATGACATTCAAGTGGTGGCAACCACCGTGTCAATGGATGAGCGAGTCCCCCCCGATGTGCTAGCGGTGACGGGAGCTTCCATTGCGGTGTTGTTGGCTCAGATTCCCTTTAATGGCCCAATGGCAGCCGTGCGCGTCGGTTTGGTGGGTGATGATTTTATTATTAACCCGACCTACACCGAAATCGAGTCTGGCGATTTGGATTTGATTGTTGCAGGCTCTCCCGATGGCGTGGTCATGGTGGAAGCAGGCGCAAACCAATTGCCTGAGCAAGACATGATCGAGGCGATCGACTTTGGTTATGAAGCCGTCCGCGACCTGATTCAAGCTCAGCGTGATTTGCTAGAGGAGTTGGGCATTGCTCTGGTGCAAGAAACGCCCCCCGAAATCGACTCGACGCTAGAGACGTTCATTCGCGATCGCGCCACGGCTCAGATTAAAGAGATTCTGGCCCGCTTTGAACCAGACAAAAAGGTACGGGATGCCGCTTTAGATCAGGTCAAAGAAGCGATCGCTAGCGAAATTGCGGCTTTGGAAGAAACTGACCCGGTACGAGTCGCCGCAGCCGCAAACTCCAAAGCTCTAGGTAATACCTTCAAAGACATCACCAAAACCCTTATGCGTCGTCAAGTCATTGAAGACGGGGTGCGCGTGGATGGTCGGAAGTTGGATGAAGTACGGCCCATTTCCTGTCGTACCGGGGTACTGCCCTCGCGTGTACATGGCACTGGCCTGTTCAACCGGGGCTTGACTCAGGTGTTGTCGGTTGCCACATTGGGGACTCCTGGCGATGCCCAAGAGCTAGACGACCTGCACCCCGATGAGCAAAAGCGTTACCTGCACCACTACAACTTCCCTCCCTACTCGGTGGGTGAAACTCGGCCCATGCGATCGCCTGGTCGTCGGGAAGTGGGTCACGGTGCCTTAGCAGAACGAGCCTTAGTGCCTGTCTTGCCGACTCAACAAGAATTTCCTTATGTGATTCGGGTTGTGTCTGAGGTGCTATCTTCCAACGGCTCCACCTCAATGGGTTCCGTTTGCGGTTCTACCCTGGCTCTGATGGATGCGGGTGTACCGATTACCAAGCCGGTCAGCGGTGCGGCAATGGGTCTGATTAAGGAAGGGGACGAAGTCAGAATTCTGACCGATATCCAAGGTATCGAAGACTTCCTGGGTGACATGGACTTCAAAGTGGCTG harbors:
- a CDS encoding GNAT family N-acetyltransferase, translating into MNIQLPLYKTLRNGMSAKLDRMQFADREWVRELLNIVIIEGQTYPQIQPLSESEFAAYWATHDAFVVRGANDLEGQDLGGQELPNILGAFYLKPNFSGRCSHLCNAGFIVESSLRGQGIGRWMGEAMLALATAQGYEAVIFNLVFATNTPSISLWQSLGFSTIGRIPEAVQLGDGSQVDALILYRSLR
- a CDS encoding polyribonucleotide nucleotidyltransferase, producing the protein MVEIDKSISFDGRDIRLKVGLLAPQAGGSVLIQSGDTAVLVTATRATGREGIDFLPLLVDYEERLYAAGRIPGGFLRREGRPPERATLTSRLIDRPLRPLFPGWLRDDIQVVATTVSMDERVPPDVLAVTGASIAVLLAQIPFNGPMAAVRVGLVGDDFIINPTYTEIESGDLDLIVAGSPDGVVMVEAGANQLPEQDMIEAIDFGYEAVRDLIQAQRDLLEELGIALVQETPPEIDSTLETFIRDRATAQIKEILARFEPDKKVRDAALDQVKEAIASEIAALEETDPVRVAAAANSKALGNTFKDITKTLMRRQVIEDGVRVDGRKLDEVRPISCRTGVLPSRVHGTGLFNRGLTQVLSVATLGTPGDAQELDDLHPDEQKRYLHHYNFPPYSVGETRPMRSPGRREVGHGALAERALVPVLPTQQEFPYVIRVVSEVLSSNGSTSMGSVCGSTLALMDAGVPITKPVSGAAMGLIKEGDEVRILTDIQGIEDFLGDMDFKVAGTDSGITALQMDMKITGLSMEIISKAIAQAKPARMHILDKMLATIDQPRQELSPYAPRLLTIKIDQDLIGMIIGPGGKTIKGITEETGAKIDIEDDGTITISAVDGEKAKRARNIIQGMTRKLNAGDVYAGRVTRIIPIGAFVEFLPGKEGMIHISQLAEHRVGKVEDEVAVGDEVVVKVREIDNRGRVNLTRLGIHPDEAAAAREAVTAE